In Fusarium verticillioides 7600 chromosome 6, whole genome shotgun sequence, the sequence GGTTCGACTGGAGAGAATGCCGGCTTGAAGACCAATGTTCTAGAACTGTTAGCGCGGTATAATCCACCAGGGACGAGTAACTTACCAGCACAATGAGCTCTACAAGACCCTTGCAACTCATCAAGGCACCGATTGTCAAGCTTTCTCGCCAGAGACATTTGGTGAGACGGGCGGCCAATGTACCGGCGATGATCTTGCCAAAGAAGGCGCATGCAATGATGGCAATGACATAGCCCCATGTAGTGCCATCGTTGAGCAGACCAAGATCAGTATTGAGACCAGAGAGGGCAAAATAAAGTGGCAGAAGTATAGAGCCGACGAGATCTTCAATCTTTTCGGTCAACTTGATGGCAAAACCACCGTCGTGCGGACAGATGAGACCTATAAGAAACGCACCGAAAATGGCGTGTACACCAATGGCAGCTATATAACGTTAGATATGACAGCGAATGGGAACAGTGATCTTACCGGTGAACCAGGATGAGGccaagacgaggagaagagtcAAGGTAGTGATGCCCTGGGATGGGCCATTCTGGATGCTGTCGGTGCGTCGCAAAACCCAGAGAAAGACTGGCCGAACAGCATAAACCAGAAAGAGAACCCAAGCTGCTGCGGTCAAGAAGACATAGAGCGCTGTGAGGCCATTGGcgttgttgacgagagcGACACTCAGGGCGAGAAGAACCCAGCCAACAACGTCGTTGCCAATGCCCGCAGCAAGAACAGTGACACCGACCGAAGTCgaaagaagttgaagctcaGAAAGAATACGGCAAAGAACTGGAAAAGCGGTAATGGCAAGCGCAGTTCCAATGAAAAGAGCAAAAGTGCCAAACTCCATATCCTTCATGGTCCCCTCATCGCCATATTCCTCATACAAGCCccaagcaacagcaacaccaagaccaaaggGCAGCATCATACTAGCCAGGCCAACGCTGACAGCGACGCGCCAATTGGACTTGAACATGCGCGTATCGACTTCGAGaccgacgaggaagaggaagagcaggaGACCGATGGTGGCGACGTTGCTGAGGACGGGCATGGACTCGGTGGGGAAgatgttctccttgaagcCGGGGATGCGCATCATTACGGAGGGGCCGAGGACGATGCCGCCGATGACTTCTGCGATGACTCGCGGCTGGCCGAACTTGGAGAGCGGCCATTGGAGCAGGCGGCAGAAGATTATGATAATGAAGGCTTGTACGATGAAGAGCGCGATGGGGTCTTTGGGATTGTAGTGGATCGGGTTGAGGCCTTCGATGATGCCGCCCTGGGGATGGGCGCCCGTGGCAGTGGCCACTGCAGCTGTTGCGGTAGAGGACATGGCGATTCGGAGGGTACGCTCGTGTCGGAGGGTAAGCGATGGTCGAGTCGCAGACGGCGAAGATGTTGACAGAGGAGGACAGAAGAGGGGACTGTCAGCCCTTATCTTGTGTCTGGGGAGACGACGAGAATGAAGCGAAATGAAATGGAGGCGGAGCTGGAGGTTAGTGACTGTTCCCAAAGGGCGGGCGGTCTGGGCGGGGCAAATCTGAAGCCAAGGCCCAAGGGTCTAGGCTGTCGTAATGGAGGGTGCCGACGCTAAACCTGGATTGCCCTTCTCACGTTACGCTCTCCAACCTTCGTAGCGCGTACTCGTACTTCATACAAGGTTTATTTCCTGTTATATAGTTACATTTTGGTCCAACACCACTATTTTGTTGTGTCAGACGTTCTattctgttctgttctttTGCTTCGTGGCCCGATAAACTACAGAGCTAGCTAGAGGTTATTCGGtggagaagttggggaaCCCTCCAGAACGGTCTTGGCGGGTGCAACAGCGACAGCTACAACTACAAGGCttgtgactgtgactgtgactgtgactgtgtCACGATAAGCACGTCAATTGCGGGCGCATTCAGTTTCGCAAACACTCTTTCAATTGATACGGGtgttacggagtacaacGGAGACTTTGGATGCATTTCGAGTCTGGTGCACGAGATCAAAGACGGTGGTCAATGTGATGTTACAGTGGAGAAATAAGCTTGATTGAATTGACACTGTAGATCTCGCAAAATGTCTCATCTCAAATTGTTTAGTTCAttccattttctttgtcGCAGTCTGCTTGCATGTGATGCTCTGCTCTTTCATCCCAATTGGGTCCCCTGTTGCTCACGCGCCTTTTTTGGTGTCTCACCGCTTCGCGTCTAGACCCTTCCGACTCTGTTGGTGGGTGCTATTGAGGCTGGGTCAACTCGTGATGAAGGGTGTCACAAGCAGATGCGGGGAGTTGAATGTCGCAATGCGCTAAAGGCCCATTCGAGGGGAGGTAagaaagctcaagactggGTCCGTAAGCAGCAAAAATATTTAGGCAAGtctagcctaagcttagCAGCACCTTGAGTAATTTATTTTAACATCCTCTCCCAAGGTCTTGCGCTTTTTTGCTCCTCAAGACGTTCTCCCCGCCGGATCTCCACGATGCGCACTCTGTAATTGTTAGTGGCTCGTGTTTTATCTCTAGGCATCGCGGTAATTCATCAGCAGGGGTTGTCAGCTGGGTCGGAGCCAAGATAAAAATATGAGCTAAGTGGAATTTCTGCGAATGGCCAATCCGGGTGATGATTCGTCATTTTGACCAGGACGAATTCCCAGTTTGGACAAattgaagctattcccaGGTTCATCATTCTTAGACACCGAGCGGTATCTTCATCCCCCCGGAACTTCCTTCAATTCTTCTCGATTGATGAATGTAATTTAATATCGCGCATTCTATGGACGCTTTTGTTCTGACCctatttataaattaaaatGATACGAATGCTAGAGAAATTATGGGCTCGTGATACAATCAGAAATGGATGAATCCGTATGGATTGCATGTTGAGGCAAAGGTCTAGACAAAAAGTACAAATGAATAAGCATGCGAACATTTTAGCGACATCAACAGTTGGGTAGTGCGATGAGGGAAAACGCCATATCGCGCAGAGAATTGCATGACGCATCGTCCATTGAAACGACAATACTCAGCCACGAGCATGTCCAACTAAGCTAATTTAAACATCGCAGCCATCTTTTCTATTATCTCCATACTTTCTAGCATCCTAATAACGCCCGAGTCACTGCGACATGCTCATGGGAGCGCAAGATTCGTCCCACCCATTGCCCTTGACCAATGGACGATGCCAAACACAAGATACGCAGCAGCTCCAGGCTGGCTTCGCTTCTAGATATCGCTGGATATGGACGTTGGCGACAAATGGTAACTCGTCGAAATGGTGTCGACTCCGGATGGAACTTGGAGACCGGAATGGACATTCTAGGGAGCGAACGATACACGAGTCCAGATATATAGTAGCAAATatctcttcgagaagggCGGCAATGGTAGGCACGATATGGGCGAGTCAGGCGAACATTGTAGTTTTCAACAAAGTAAATTGACTCGAAACTCATGAATAAAGCTATTGTAAATATCCGAATGCTTCAAACCCCAAACTATCCAGAAGGTCCAagcaatcttctccttccagcCCGAATCTCCATACAAAAGCCATGTGTCTGTCATGTACAAACACCAACCGATCACTCGACATGGCTCAtactcttctccttgatgtcggAATCATGGTCACCTCGTCGCTCGGTCACCTCATAAGGGTTGACATAGGTCGTAGCAAACTTCCTCGCCGAGACACCCTGGTCGAACAGCATGTCAAGCTCAGCATAAGAGCGGTCCTTGGGCTCAGGAAGTCGGAAGTAAGCCCACAGGAAACACAAAGCGCAGTTACCAGCCCAGAAGAACGCCGACTTGGCTCCCCAGTTCCAAGCCGTCGGGTTGAGCGAATACaagccgatgatgttggtgtatGCGACACCGACGATGTTGTAGGCGTTTCGGGCCAACACGATGGTTCTCTGGCGAAGTCGAGAGGATGGCAGCTCGGCGACGAGGGAGTAACAGACCGGACCGACGGTGATGTCGTAGGTGAAGGTGTagacgaggagaagcgatCCGATTGCCCAGGAGTAACCAGGTGCCTTTGCAGGAATGCCTAGGCAGCCggtgacgaagaggatgacggtgaggaagaagagacccCAGACGTAGATCTTGCGACGGCCGACGCGGGCCATCAACGGCCAGGAAAGCACGGTGCCGATGAATCCTAGGGCGAATTGACCGATTGTCATGGTGAAGGCAGATGATTCGGCGAGACCAGCTTGTTCGTAGAAGTATGTTGAGTTGCCCATGAAGGAGGAACCGCAGATGGTCTGGCAGATCCAGGTGAGGCAAGCAATCTCAGTTCGGCGGAGGTTGACCTTTCCTCGGAAGCAGTCCAAGTATCCAGTTCCCTCGCTGATCTtcctctcaaccttgtcgGTGTGGACCATCATGGCGACGGTATCGTCAGCATTGACACTTGTGCCCTTGCTCTGCAGACGCTCCAGTGATCGCTTAGCGTCCTCGACACGGCCCTTGCGGATGTACCACCAAGGAGACTCTGGGGCAAGCAGCACAGCGATGAGAATGGGGATGGGCCATACCCACTGGACAGCAAAGGGGATCTTGTACGACCATTTGCTCTCCAGACTGATGCATCCACGCAGCACGCCCGAGGCGATGAGTTGTCCAATGACCCAGCAGAGGTTGACGTAGGTTGTGAGGTAGCAACGAAGGTGAATAGGGCAAACTTCAGCGGCGTAGGTCGTAGTAAGGGTCTGAAAGACGCCCCATGGAAGACCGCAGAGGATCTCGCCGGCAAGCAGCATCGACAGGCTGACAGAGAAGAACTGGATGAAGATAAAGGCAGTCATCATGACAAGCGCCGCCGCGAGAACCTTCTTGTATCCATAACGGTCGGCAAGCCAGCCGCTAGCGTACAGGCCTAGAATCTCGCCGACACTGGCACCGTTGGTAAGGCCGGACTGCCAAGCGGCGGAGATGGAGTATCCCCCCTTCCCGTCTGGGTGGCCGTAGTACTCGTTGAAGGGCTTCATGGCGTAGAGGTtgccgatgaggatggtgtcgTAGccctccatgatgatgcaggTGGAGAGGGCAATTGACCAGCCCATGGCTTTGGGATAGGC encodes:
- a CDS encoding MFS transporter, SP family, general alpha glucoside:H+ symporter is translated as MALNNGPDEKGVAHMDDRRESIAAQHIHEVNDSAELRGILTAAENAAAAEHNMTFMEGLRAYPKAMGWSIALSTCIIMEGYDTILIGNLYAMKPFNEYYGHPDGKGGYSISAAWQSGLTNGASVGEILGLYASGWLADRYGYKKVLAAALVMMTAFIFIQFFSVSLSMLLAGEILCGLPWGVFQTLTTTYAAEVCPIHLRCYLTTYVNLCWVIGQLIASGVLRGCISLESKWSYKIPFAVQWVWPIPILIAVLLAPESPWWYIRKGRVEDAKRSLERLQSKGTSVNADDTVAMMVHTDKVERKISEGTGYLDCFRGKVNLRRTEIACLTWICQTICGSSFMGNSTYFYEQAGLAESSAFTMTIGQFALGFIGTVLSWPLMARVGRRKIYVWGLFFLTVILFVTGCLGIPAKAPGYSWAIGSLLLVYTFTYDITVGPVCYSLVAELPSSRLRQRTIVLARNAYNIVGVAYTNIIGLYSLNPTAWNWGAKSAFFWAGNCALCFLWAYFRLPEPKDRSYAELDMLFDQGVSARKFATTYVNPYEVTERRGDHDSDIKEKSMSHVE